Proteins encoded in a region of the Rutidosis leptorrhynchoides isolate AG116_Rl617_1_P2 chromosome 9, CSIRO_AGI_Rlap_v1, whole genome shotgun sequence genome:
- the LOC139867948 gene encoding uncharacterized protein encodes MKTLLIDGNWLNYSFPLDLPVIRNRIVIVGHPFYDNQVDKVQDALVADETNSFHVVEVEARKTPNVVIRVDINKEVAYKWGVEKENIKVGMLKQKARVKWTLDGDENSKYFHVSIPRKYNKLGMPRFMGGLVPCGPDVAGGPADPSAGPVDLGGLDSIYANRPSASNGVRQSEAGGRFRLTEAEASGLEVMFSEEEIWGEINECASNKAPGQDGFNMRFFKKNWARIREDLVAAVNWFWSTGEISEGCNASFITLVPKKADPVSLHEYRPISLIGSYYKIIAKLLSLRIRKVIPNLVGFEQSAFIRGRNIMDSAPIANECFEFLKNNRVKSMLFKVDFEKAFDCLSWEFLDDMMGFMGFGDKWSGWISSCLKTASISVLVNGSPTKEFKLGRGVRQGDPLSPFLFIIAAEVLIGFEIDSFGVDFSKSFSRVLGNGNNTSFWEDVWIKDKPLKDVFKRLVRLETNIKASVADRVIWDGG; translated from the exons ATGAAAACATTGCTCATTGATGGCAATTGGTTAAACTATTCTTTTCCTCTCGATCTACCGGTTATTAGAAATAGGATTGTAATTGTGGGTCACCCGTTTTATGATAATCAAGTCGATAAAGTTCAAGATGCTCTAGTTGCCGATGAGACAAATAGTTTTCATGTCGTTGAAGTTGAAGCCAGAAAGACTCCTAATGTGGTTATTAGGGTGGACATTAATAAAGAGGTTGCTTACAAATGGGGGGTTGAAAAAGAAAACATCAAAGTGGGAATGTTAAAACAAAAGGCGAGAGTTAAATGGACCCTCGATGGGGATGAAAATTCAAAATATTTTCATGTCTCAATTCCAAGGAAATATAACAAAT TGGGTATGCCAAGATTCATGGGGGGTTTGGTTCCATGTGGGCCTGACGTCGCTGGTGGGCCAGCAGACCCCTCTGCTGGGCCTGTGGACTTGGGTGGGCTCGACAGTATTTATGCAAACAGACCCTCTGCTTCAAATGGTGTTCGACAATCAGAAGCTGGGGGTAGGTTTCGGTTAACAGAGGCTGAAGCAAGTGGACTGGAGGTAATGTTCTCGGAAGAAGAAATTTGGGGGGAGATAAATGAATGTGCGAGTAACAAAGCACCCGGCCAGGATGGTTTTAACATgcgttttttcaaaaaaaattggGCCAGAATTCGAGAAGACTTAGTAGCGGCGGTTAATTGGTTTTGGTCAACGGGCGAAATCTCAGAGGGGTGTAATGCATCCTTCATCACTCTTGTTCCCAAGAAGGCGGATCCGGTAAGTTTACATGAGTATAGACCAATTAGTTTGATCGGAAGCTATTATAAAATCATTGCGAAGTTGCTCTCTTTGAGGATTAGGAAGGTGATACCGAATCTTGTAGGATTTGAACAAAGTGCGTTTATTCGAGGTAGGAACATAATGGATAGTGCTCCTATCGCAAATGAATGctttgaatttttgaaaaataatcGTGTGAAGAGCATGTTAttcaaagttgattttgaaaaggcaTTTGATTGCCTTAGTTGGGAATTTTTGGATGACATGATGGGCTTTATGGGGTTTGGTGATAAATGGAGCGGATGGATTTCTTCGTGTTTAAAAACGGCCTCTATTTCGGTCCTAGTTAATGGTTCCCCGACAAAAGAATTCAAATTAGGGAGAGGTGTTAGGCAAGGCGATCCTCTTTCACCTTTCCTTTTCATTATTGCGGCAGAGGTCTTAATTG GGTTTGAGATAGATAGCTTTGGTGTTGATTTCTCCAAGTCATTTTCAAGAGTGCTCGGTAATGGGAATAATACATCATTCTGGGAAGACGTGTGGATCAAAGACAAACCTCTTAAAGATGTTTTCAAAAGGTTGGTGCGGTTAGAGACAAATATAAAAGCATCGGTGGCGGATCGTGTTATTTGGGACGGGGGCTAG
- the LOC139867949 gene encoding uncharacterized protein — MVSTVRLVIDKNDTWSWNLCRSGIFSTKSLTKQVMVKCFPPSASNVATQRNNFAPIKVGVFLWRARRNRLPVLVELDKRGIDLHSVLCPLCDKVVETVNHALFSCDKVREVWVKVLNWWGIDSSQHDIDNMLSGNLPLQCSKVGENIWQAMVWISTYLI; from the coding sequence ATGGTTTCGACAGTCCGGTTAGTGATCGACAAGAATGATACTTGGTCTTGGAACCTTTGTAGATCAGGTATCTTTTCAACTAAGTCTCTTACAAAACAAGTTATGGTCAAATGCTTTCCTCCTAGTGCTTCGAATGTTGCTACTCAAAGGAATAATTTTGCCCCGATTAAAGTGGGTGTGTTCTTATGGAGGGCAAGGCGGAATAGATTGCCCGTGCTAGTCGAACTTGACAAACGCGGGATTGATCTTCATTCGGTCCTCTGTCCTCTATGCGATAAGGTTGTGGAGACGGTTAACCATGCTTTGTTTTCGTGTGATAAAGTTCGTGAAGTTTGGGTTAAAGTCCTAAATTGGTGGGGCATTGACTCATCACAACATGATATCGACAATATGCTAAGTGGTAACCTTCCTCTACAATGTTCAAAAGTGGGTGAGAATATTTGGCAAGCAATGGTGTGGATTAGCACATATCTCATTTGA